A genomic segment from Nematostella vectensis chromosome 6, jaNemVect1.1, whole genome shotgun sequence encodes:
- the LOC116603474 gene encoding uncharacterized protein LOC116603474, with protein MKASIISALCGLLLVLYVGRQVRGAPSTYLSGNTLVLNGKANIQYYEAKERLWAGLSNGHRYPIIKSGDKIALKMSYTSGSNHKYYMRCTTSYCYRDSCPGDTVFKSNKWSSCSYDTFYINAIGKSDGQPINSGDMVYISSGYYSRSYRLRCTSSTSWKCRLTSISESYFKGNNWFGYSYAIFQIFSRRSVDGTPVQYGDIVGFRYPYYYAYDWLYYNGGYWYARSCSYNNKNSCARTNYPTGFQIFKYL; from the exons ATGAAGGCATCCATAATCTCTGCCTTGTGCGGGCTGTTGCTCGTACTCTATGTTGGACGACAAGTTCGCGGTGCTCCATCCACGTACCTCTCAGGCAACACGCTGGTACTGAATGGAAAAGCGAACATTCAGTATTACGAAGCCAAAGAGAGACTATGGGCTGGACTATCTAATG gTCATCGCTACCCTATCATCAAAAGTGGAGACAAAATCGCACTGAAGATGTCCTACACTTCCGGCAGCAACCACAAGTATTACATGCGCTGCACAACGAGCTACTGCTACCGAGATAGCTGCCCTGGGGACACAGTGTTTAAG TCCAACAAGTGGTCCAGCTGTAGTTACGACACGTTCTACATCAATGCGATCGGAAAGTCGGACGGTCAGCCCATCAACAGCGGAGACATGGTCTACATCTCATCTGGGTACTACAGCCGATCGTACCGTCTACGATGCACGTCCTCTACCTCGTGGAAATGCCGACTAAC TTCCATCAGCGAAAGCTACTTCAAGGGCAACAACTGGTTCGGGTACAGCTACGCCATCTTTCAGATCTTCTCCCGCCGATCAGTTGACGGTACCCCAGTGCAGTACGGTGACATAGTAGGGTTTCGCTACCCCTACTACTACGCCTATGACTGGCTGTACTATAATGGTGGATACTGGTACGCGCGCAGCTGTAGCTACAATAACAAGAACTCGTGCGCAAGAACCAACTACCCAACGGGCTTCCAGATCTTCAAGTATCTATAA
- the LOC116603461 gene encoding uncharacterized protein LOC116603461: protein MRASMISLCGLLFLLHVGQQVRGAPYASLSGNTLYLNGKAYIQFYNARERIWSGLSSGGYRFPIIKSGDRIALKMSYTSGSNMYYYMHCTTSYCYRNNCPGDTVIKSGKWSSCRAMTYIIRAIGKSNGQPINSGDMVYISSGYYGSSYRLRCSTSTSYKCRFNSIGDSAFQGNNWFAYSYAIFQIFSRQSVDGTPVQYGDIVGFRYPYVYAYSWLYYSGGYWYARSCSYNNKYSCANTNSYTGFKIFKPL, encoded by the exons ATGAGGGCTTCCATGATCTCCTTGTGCGGGCTGTTGTTCCTACTCCATGTTGGACAGCAAGTTCGCGGCGCTCCATACGCGAGCCTCTCAGGCAACACGTTGTACCTAAATGGAAAAGCGTACATCCAGTTTTATAATGCCAGGGAGAGAATCTGGTCTGGATTATCCAGTGGTG GATATCGCTTTCCTATCATCAAAAGCGGGGACCGGATTGCGCTGAAGATGTCTTACACTTCGGGAAGCAACATGTATTACTACATGCATTGTACTACCAGCTACTGCTACCGAAATAACTGCCCCGGAGACACCGTGATTAAG tcCGGCAAATGGTCAAGTTGCAGAGCCATGACTTACATCATCCGAGCGATCGGGAAGTCGAACGGTCAACCAATCAACAGCGGAGACATGGTCTACATCTCATCTGGTTACTATGGTAGCAGCTACCGTCTTCGATGCTCAACCTCCACTTCGTACAAGTGCAGATTCAA tTCAATCGGCGACAGCGCATTCCAAGGCAACAACTGGTTCGCGTACAGCTACGCTATCTTCCAGATCTTCTCCCGCCAATCAGTTGACGGTACCCCAGTGCAGTACGGCGACATAGTAGGGTTTCGCTACCCTTATGTCTACGCGTACAGCTGGCTGTACTATAGTGGTGGCTACTGGTACGCGCGCAGCTGTAGCTACAATAACAAGTACTCGTGCGCCAATACCAACTCTTACACAGGCTTCAAGATCTTCAAGCCTTTGTAA
- the LOC116603464 gene encoding uncharacterized protein LOC116603464: protein MINPAMISALCAVFFVLHVGQHALAASSESLLGHRHPIISSGDRIALRMSYTNGSNLKYYMHCTTSYCYRNNCPGDTVIKSDKWSKCKSMTYIIRAIGKSDSQPINSGDMVTISSGYYGNKYHLRCSKSTSYKCRFSSINEKKFEGNHWFENTIAIFQIFSRNAIDNTPVQYGDIVGLRYPYYYADRWLYHSGGHWYARKCSNTDKKTCAKTDSPTGFQIFKPR from the exons ATGATAAATCCAGCGATGATCTCTGCCTTGTGTGCGGTGTTCTTTGTACTCCATGTGGGGCAACATGCCCTCGCTGCCTCATCCGAGTCCCTCTTAG GGCACCGTCATCCCATCATCAGCAGTGGAGACAGGATCGCACTGAGAATGTCTTACACTAATGGCAGTAACCTGAAATACTACATGCACTGCACTACAAGCTACTGCTACCGAAATAACTGCCCCGGGGACACAGTGATTAAG TCTGACAAGTGGTCTAAGTGCAAATCCATGACGTACATCATCCGGGCAATCGGCAAGTCAGACAGCCAGCCAATCAACAGCGGCGACATGGTCACCATCTCATCTGGTTACTATGGCAACAAATACCACCTTCGATGCTCAAAATCTACATCGTACAAGTGCAGATTTAG TTCCATCAACGAGAAAAAATTCGAAGGAAACCATTGGTTCGAAAACACCATCGCTATCTTCCAGATCTTTTCCCGCAATGCGATTGACAACACCCCAGTGCAGTACGGGGACATAGTGGGGTTGCGCTACCCCTACTACTACGCGGATCGCTGGCTGTACCATAGCGGGGGTCACTGGTACGCGCGCAAGTGCAGCAACACCGATAAGAAGACGTGCGCGAAGACCGACTCCCCGACCGGCTTTCAAATCTTCAAGCCTCGATAG
- the LOC116603462 gene encoding uncharacterized protein LOC116603462, which translates to MQFPLVLFSLLFVAHVGQHVRGASVRLVSNNLEVNGTMELIFHEAKERVWAGLSNDHRYPIINSGDRIALKMSYTWGSDKQNYMYCTASYCYRSNCPGETVFKSNKWSSCRAMTYIIRAIGKSDGQPINSGDMVYISSGYYSNSYRLVCSTSTSYNCRFNSIGDSAFQGNNWFGYSYAIFQIFSRRSVDGTPVQYGDIVGFRYPYYYAYTWLYYNGGYWYARSCSYNNKYSCVRTNSPTGFQIFKPL; encoded by the exons ATGCAGTTTCCCCTAGTCTTGTTCTCGCTGCTGTTCGTTGCCCATGTGGGACAACATGTTCGCGGCGCGTCCGTCAGACTTGTCAGTAACAACTTGGAAGTAAATGGTACAATGGAGCTAATTTTTCACGAGGCGAAGGAGAGGGTTTGGGCTGGATTATCCAATG ACCATCGCTACCCTATCATCAACAGCGGAGACCGGATTGCGCTGAAGATGTCCTACACTTGGGGAAGTGACAAGCAAAACTACATGTACTGCACTGCAAGCTACTGCTACCGAAGTAACTGCCCTGGGGAAACAGTTTTTAAG TCAAACAAGTGGTCAAGTTGCAGAGCCATGACTTACATCATCCGAGCGATCGGGAAGTCGGACGGTCAGCCAATCAACAGCGGAGACATGGTCTACATCTCATCTGGTTACTATAGCAACAGCTACCGTCTTGTATGCTCAACCTCCACCTCGTACAATTGCAGATTCAA TTCCATCGGCGACAGCGCATTCCAAGGCAACAACTGGTTCGGGTACAGCTACGCCATCTTTCAGATCTTCTCCCGCCGATCAGTTGACGGTACCCCAGTGCAGTACGGCGACATAGTGGGGTTCCGCTACCCTTACTACTACGCGTACACCTGGCTGTACTATAATGGTGGATACTGGTACGCGCGCAGCTGTAGCTACAATAACAAGTACTCGTGCGTGAGAACCAACTCCCCCACGGGCTTCCAGATCTTCAAGCCTCTGTAG
- the LOC125567923 gene encoding uncharacterized protein LOC125567923, translated as MSVRLVSNNLELNGIAELIFHEAKERVWAGISNDHRYPIINSGDLIALEMSYTSGSNSTYTRCTTSYCYRDSCPGDTVFKRISAIGKSDGQPINSGDMVYISSGYYGISTYRLRCASFTSYYCKFNSISDTAFKGNNWFAYSYAIFQIFSRRSVDGTPVQYGDIVGSRYPYVYADRWLYYYSGYWYARSCSYNSKYSCARENSPTGFQIFKPMQRTVQRARQENVRE; from the exons ATGTCTGTCAGACTTGTCAGTAACAACTTGGAACTAAATGGTATAGCGGAGCTAATTTTTCACGAGGCGAAGGAGAGGGTTTGGGCTGGAATATCCAATG ACCATCGCTACCCTATTATCAATAGCGGAGACCTGATTGCGCTGGAGATGTCGTACACTTCGGGCAGCAACAGCACATACACGCGATGCACAACGAGCTACTGCTACCGAGATAGCTGCCCCGGGGACACAGTGTTTAAG CGTATTTCAGCGATTGGAAAGTCGGACGGTCAGCCAATCAACAGCGGAGATATGGTCTACATCTCATCTGGGTACTATGGTATAAGCACATACCGTCTTCGATGCGCATCCTTCACCTCGTACTACTGCAAATTCAA TTCCATCAGCGACACCGCATTCAAAGGCAACAACTGGTTCGCGTACAGCTACGCCATCTTTCAGATCTTCTCCCGCCGATCAGTTGACGGTACCCCAGTGCAGTACGGCGACATAGTGGGGTCCCGCTACCCTTATGTCTACGCGGATCGCTGGCTGTACTACTACAGCGGATACTGGTACGCGCGCAGCTGTAGCTACAATAGCAAGTACTCGTGCGCCAGAGAGAACTCCCCCACGGGCTTCCAGATCTTCAAGCCTATGCAGAGAACAGTTCAGAGAGCACGACAAGAGAATGTAAGAGAATAA